In Plasmodium falciparum 3D7 genome assembly, chromosome: 8, the following proteins share a genomic window:
- a CDS encoding histone acetyltransferase GCN5: MDYLIRNNEYCNVLYDGNELLRKRKINFDNEICPYKMNYWNNYNNNINIDNDNMNNEIVNEEFENTYNNINNNMYYLLGKEDMDEPRLCNKKRNVYNENFKNNLEYDENVNNYDNDNSSNISYKFINNECDKMKKSGEGTQENNDNENNNNDESNNNNNNNNNESNNNNNNNESNNNNNNNNNNESNNNNNNNESNNNNHGNNNNSSNNNNNNNNNNNNNNNNNNNNNNNNNNNNNNNNNDKNEDDENTTGKGKKTEVKKRAGRKRNDSTMYANSNTMLKNNFLQNNKMIYNNMDHINDTNEQDKFLYEQRKMMMNNKMENMGPNMNMTNKNYFQTVNNMKMNVENNKNLIGINTNNMNNYQNNINSINTNMNIPKNKNLHSNKQMMFMNNNMNIHGKTNKLNDMARMNSINFNEENKMSVMNDDTRMDNKMRDIMKSGGMEVHLKNEESLYMNNMYNMNSNNPNNIPRISTMNIAKPMNNFNNMNMPINNMNAYNNHMINSYNNMMMTNNMNNINNINNINHINNNNNSNNNNNSNNSNNNINFGQHIQGVQFMNPNMNNDMNSNMNNINNNQMFLNNNQNNAHVHMVNNMNLNPSGNNSFFNNSNKHLNMMTMSSKNKKNAILKNTENNEFENIKRVHSNSSNYNNNNNNNSDSNNKKSIKMNSNENNNTTTTIIKNIRVENIKFNESVNLKNIDGLDLSTNFVNGKYISKLNNDEKIYNVVHSIVKDSLKDCLVDFYNNANYIFKDKLDFVCNSNTPTCNNINDLEDNKKDDGHVDKQNYSLEKKDNEEHTNNNSDPIMDGVELDVKKISEKKEDQIEKDKPKNDNTKNDNTKEDKNQNDDNKTNTSIPKTPKNEVKNVITSSLLSSFNIFSAFSNSNTPNSKKNKYDEEEEKEEKEEEEENNKCNDKDDEDKNKSPQNEDNKNITNDNNDNNNNNVDKENNLKESIDNLGNVDTDNNIKRDVLNYNNIEENEQSREYILIEITKSICSIINLQQLMPVNTRLANPNLIYDPNYETIYSKWKTFLRKEQSSGNLISNCFSRDFLHTILLCNYVTIIEDLRKTAVKKKLKYFFLHLCLESGISINVALMLFINATKQSDKLQSLLPSETGLGYLHRDAGGAKEENMGIITFECITNDREPDHLIKLITLKNIFSRQLPKMPREYIVRLVFDRNHYTFCLLKKNTVIGGVCFRPYFEQKFAEIAFLAVTSTEQVKGYGTRLMNHLKEHVKKFGIEYFLTYADNFAIGYFRKQGFSQKISMPKERWFGYIKDYDGGTLMECYIFPNINYLRLSEMLYEQKKAVKKAIHFIKPQVIYKGINYFADNKGAALHPSTIPGLLEVGWKKETREITKKVQHKEVQLKDQILGVLDYLEKQQSAWPFLKPVSLSEAPDYYDIIKEPTDILTMRRKARHGDYKTKEDFGIELKRMFDNCRLYNAPTTIYFKYANELQTLIWPKYEAITDTAK, encoded by the exons ATGGATTATTTGATTAGGAATAATGAATACTGTAATGTTTTATATGATGGAAATGAATTAttaaggaaaagaaaaataaattttgacAATGAGATTTGTCcttataaaatgaattattgGAATAATTACAacaataacataaatattgataatgataatatgaataatgaaaTAGTAAATGAAGAATTTGAGAatacttataataatattaataataatatgtattatctTCTTGGAAAAGAGGACATGGACGAACCTAGATtgtgtaataaaaaaagaaatgtttACAATGAAAATTTTAAGAATAACTTAGAATATGATGAgaatgtaaataattatgataatgataacagtagtaatatatcatacaaatttattaataatgagtGTGACAAGATGAAAAAATCTGGAGAAGGTACTCAGGAGAACaatgataatgaaaataataataatgatgagagtaacaataataataataataataataatgagagtaataataataataataataatgagagtaacaataataataataataataataataatgagagtaacaataataataataataatgagagtaataataataatcatgggaataataataatagtagtaataataacaacaataataataataataacaacaacaacaacaataataataataataataataataataataacaataataataacaacaataataatgataagaatgaagatgatgaaaatacTACAgggaaaggaaaaaaaacaGAAGTCAAAAAACGTGCAGggagaaaaagaaatgattCCACAATGTATGCCAATAGTAATAcaatgttaaaaaataattttttacaaaataataaaatgatttataataatatggatcatataaatgataCAAATGAACaagataaatttttatatgaacaaagaaaaatgatgatgaataataaaatggaaaatatGGGACCCAATATGAATAtgacaaataaaaattattttcaaacAGTAAATAACATGAAAATGAatgtagaaaataataaaaatcttATAggtataaatacaaataatatgaataattatcaaaataatataaatagtattaatactaatatgaatataccaaagaacaaaaatttacattcaaataaacaaatgatgtttatgaataataatatgaatatacatGGAAAAAccaataaattaaatgatatgGCTAGAATGAATAGTATAAActttaatgaagaaaataaaatgtctGTTATGAATGACGACACAAGAATGGATAATAAAATGAGGGATATAATGAAAAGTGGTGGAATGGAggtacatttaaaaaatgaagaatccttatatatgaataatatgtataatatgaatagtaaTAATCCAAATAATATACCTAGAATTAGTACAATGAATATTGCAAAACCtatgaataattttaataatatgaatatgcctataaataatatgaatgcaTATAACAATCACATGATTAATtcgtataataatatgatgatgacaaataatatgaacaacataaataatataaataatataaatcatataaataataataataatagtaataataataataatagtaataatagtaataataatattaattttggTCAGCATATTCAGGGGGTACAATTTATGAATCCTAATATGAATAACGACATGAACagtaatatgaataatattaataataatcaaatgTTCTTGAATAATAACCAGAATAATGCACATGTTCATATGGTTAACAACATGAATTTGAATCCCTCTggaaataattcattttttaataattcaaataaacATCTGAATATGATGACCATGagttcaaaaaataaaaaaaacgccatattaaaaaatacagaaaataatgaatttgaaaatataaaaagagtACATTCAAACAGCTCCaactataataataataataataataatagtgatagtaataataaaaaatcgaTTAAAATGAATAGCAATGAAAACAATAATACAACAACaactattataaaaaatatacgaGTTGAAAACATAAAGTTTAATGAAAGTgtcaatttaaaaaatattgatgGCTTAGATCTAAGTACTAATTTTGTTaatggaaaatatatatccaaattaaataatgatgagaaaatatataatgtagtACATTCTATTGTGAAAGATTCTCTCAAAGATTGTTTAGttgatttttataataatgcaaattatatttttaaagataAATTAGATTTTGTATGTAATAGTAATACTCCtacatgtaataatataaatgatttagAAGACAACAAAAAGGATGACGGGCATGTGgataaacaaaattattcacttgaaaagaaagataatgaagaacacacaaataataattctgaTCCTATAATGGATGGTGTTGAGTTGGATGTAAAAAAGATATCTGAAAAGAAGGAGGATCAAATTGAAAAGGACAAAccaaaaaatgataatacaaaaaatgataatacaaaGGAAGACAAAAatcaaaatgatgataataaaactaATACATCAATTCCAAAAACTCCCAAAAATGAAgttaaaaatgttattacCTCTTCCTTATTGTCaagttttaatatatttagtgCTTTCAGTAATAGTAATACACCTAAttcgaaaaaaaataaatatgatgaagaggaagaaaaagaagaaaaagaagaagaagaagaaaataataaatgtaatgATAAAGATGATGAGGATAAAAATAAGTCTCCtcaaaatgaagataataaaaatattaccaatgataataatgataataataataataatgtagacAAAGAAAACAATTTAAAAGAATCTATAGATAACCTAGGAAATGTTGAtacagataataatattaagagAGATGTactaaattataataatatagaagaaaatgaacaaagcagagaatatattttaatagaaATTACAAAAAGTATATGCTCTATAATCAATCTACAACAATTAATGCCTGTTAATACTAGGTTAGCTAACCCTAATCTTATATATGATCCAAATTATGAAACCATATATTCTAAATGGAAAACATTTTTAAGAAAAGAGCAATCAAGTGGAAATTTAATTAGTAATTGTTTTTCACGAGATTTTTTACATACTATTTTGTTATGTAATTATGTAACTATAATTGAAGATTTAAGAAAAACGGCCGTTAAGAAAAagttgaaatattttttcttacacTTATGTTTGGAATCGGGCATATCGATTAACGTTGCATTGATGCTGTTTATAAATGCCACGAAGCAGAGCGATAAGTTACAG TCTCTACTACCCTCCGAAACAGGATTAGGATATTTGCACAGAGATGCGGGTGGAGCAAAAGAAGAGAATATGGGTATTATAACATTTGAATGTATAACGAACGATAGGGAACCAgatcatttaataaaattaataactttgaaaaatattttctcaAGACAGTTACCAAAAATGCCTAGAGAATATATAGTAAGGCTTGTATTTGATAGAAATCATTAtacattttgtttattaaaaaaaaatactgtTATAGGTGGAGTATGTTTCAGACCATATTTTGAACAGAAATTTGCGGAAATTGCATTTTTAGCTGTTACCTCAACTGAGCAGGTAAAAGGATATGGTACAAGATTAATGAATCATTTGAAGGAGCATGTAAAGAAGTTTGGTATAGAATATTTCTTAACCTATGCAG ATAACTTTGCCATAGGATATTTTAGAAAACAAGGATTTTCACAAAAAATTTCCATGCCAAAAGAAAGATGGTTTGGATATATTAAAGATTATGATGGTGGTACATTAATGGAATGTTACATTTTCCCAAACATCAATTATTTGAGACTTTCGGAAATGTTATATGAGCAAAAAAAAGCAGTAAAGAAAgctatacattttataaaacctcaagttatatataagggtattaattattttgctGATAATAAAGGGGCTGCTTTACATCCAAGTACTATTCCTGGATTATTAGAAGTTGGCTGGAAAAAGGAAACGAGGGAAATTACTAAAAAGGTTCAACATAAAGAAGTTCAATTGAAAGATCAAATTTTAGGTGTTCTGGATTATTTAGAAAAACAACAGTCTGCATGGCCATTTCTTAAGCCAGTTAGTCTTTCAGAAGCTcctgattattatgatattataaaagaacCAACAGATATTTTGACCATGAGAAGAAAGGCCAGacat gGTGATTATAAAACGAAGGAAGATTTTGGTATTGAGCTTAAGAGAATGTTTGATAATTGTCGTTTGTATAATGCTCCAACAACTATTTATTTCAAATATGCAAATGAACTACAAACACTTATATGGCCTAAATATGAAGCTATAACTGATACAGCAAAATAA
- a CDS encoding RNA-binding protein, putative — protein sequence MSLTNSSKIFIGSIPKDVTEEELKTEAAKYGTITQVYYVPATAQSPRGWAFITYEQRSEAYKAIEALDYKCIFPNSQRPLDVRFASYKYNNSNDAQGGNKNVWQKHVTTDGHPYYYNSVTGHSQWEKPKEMSATNFPGKGSAPSFGPPGANVFVFHLPSHWTDMELYQHFQHFGYVVSARIQRDANGRNKGYGFVSFNNPESALNAIKGMHGFYVSGKHLKVQLKKGEEHYVQMNTPAQPQLTPAQPYSVQQPIIGNHHQPYMTHLMYGGMDSPNQMRYNTYSISR from the exons atgtcaTTAACAAATTCaagtaaaatttttattggAAGTATACCTAAAGATGTAACGGAG GAAGAGCTAAAAACTGAGGCAGCGAAGTATGGTACCATAACACAAGTTTATTACGTACCAGCTACGGCTCAGAGTCCAAGAGGATGGGCATTTATTACATACGAGCAAAGGTCTGAGGCATATAAAGCAATTGAAGCTTTAGActataaatgtatttttcCAAATAGTCAAAGGCCATTAGATGTAAGATTTGcaagttataaatataataattcaaatgaTGCTCAAGgaggaaataaaaatgtatggCAAAAACATGTGACAACAGATGGtcatccatattattataattcagTAACAGGACATTCACAATGGGAAAAACCAAAAGAAATGTCCGCAACCAATTTTCCTGGAAAGGGTTCAGCACCCTCCTTTGGTCCACCAGGGGCaaatgtttttgtttttcatttGCCATCCCATTGGACAGACATGGAGCTATAtcaa CATTTTCAACACTTTGGCTATGTTGTAAGCGCACGAATTCAACGAGATGCCAATGGAAGAAATAAAGGATATGGTTTTGTTAGTTTTAATAATCCTGAGTCAGCTTTAAATGCAATAAAAGGTATGCATGGGTTTTACGTATCAGGAAAGCATTTAAAGGTTCAGCTAAAAAAAGGGGAAGAGCATTATGTACAAATGAATACACCAGCACAACCACAATTAACACCTGCACAACCATACTCAGTTCAACAGCCCATCATAGGAAATCACCACCAACCTTATATGACACATTTAATGTATGGAGGTATGGACTCCCCAAATCAAATGAGATACAACACATATTCTATAAGTAGATAG